One Streptomyces sp. NBC_01217 genomic region harbors:
- a CDS encoding CE1759 family FMN reductase, whose protein sequence is MTDDTAHPQADREQPAHPSLSLVVVSGGTGNPSSSRLLADRIAQKTADLLRIQGRALTIQVIELAPIAVDIAQAIVSGFPGERLLATIRQLAAADGVIASSPVYTAGISGLFKSFFDVLDNDLIVAKPLLLAATAGSARHALVVDDHMRPMLAFMRTLTVPTSVFAAPEDWGDSALGARIGRAATELAVLMSSGVGAAIADNAWSSYQHHFGGNATRTEQTAADVDFDSPLMRLAAGGAPPPQSDQSAT, encoded by the coding sequence ATGACCGACGACACGGCACACCCTCAGGCCGATCGGGAGCAGCCGGCCCATCCATCGCTCTCTCTCGTGGTCGTCAGCGGCGGGACCGGCAATCCCTCGTCGTCCCGGTTGCTGGCCGACCGCATAGCGCAGAAGACCGCTGACCTGCTCCGCATACAAGGCCGCGCCCTTACGATCCAGGTCATCGAACTTGCCCCCATCGCCGTGGACATCGCGCAGGCCATCGTCTCCGGCTTCCCCGGCGAACGGCTCCTGGCGACGATCCGGCAGCTCGCCGCCGCGGACGGCGTGATCGCATCCTCGCCGGTCTACACCGCCGGCATCAGCGGACTGTTCAAGTCGTTCTTCGACGTGCTCGACAACGACCTGATCGTCGCCAAACCCCTGCTGCTGGCCGCGACGGCCGGAAGTGCCCGCCACGCACTGGTCGTCGACGACCACATGCGCCCTATGCTCGCATTCATGCGCACACTGACAGTACCCACCTCGGTCTTCGCCGCACCGGAGGACTGGGGCGACTCGGCCCTCGGCGCGCGCATCGGCCGCGCGGCCACCGAACTCGCGGTGTTGATGAGCTCGGGCGTCGGCGCCGCGATCGCCGACAACGCCTGGTCCAGCTACCAGCATCACTTCGGCGGGAACGCGACACGCACGGAGCAGACTGCGGCGGACGTCGACTTCGACTCCCCGCTGATGAGACTCGCCGCCGGCGGCGCCCCGCCCCCTCAAAGTGACCAGTCGGCTACCTGA
- a CDS encoding CE1758 family FMN-dependent luciferase-like monooxygenase, with product MEFGIFSVSDVTRDPVTGYTPSEAERIDAIVRIAKRADEVGLDVFAIGEHHNPPFFSSTPTTLLGHIAAITERITLSTSVTLITTNDPVRIAEEYAMLQHLAKGRVDLMVGRGNTVQVYPWFGQDIRKGVHLALENYNLLHRLWREDVVDWEGESRSALQGFTSTPRPLDDVPPFVWHGSIRTPEIAEQAAFYGNGFFANNVLAPYGHFDQLISFYRDRFAHYGHGTPEQAIVGLGGHAFIARKSQDAVNRFRPYFEAFPLFSGNSLDDYMEATPLSVGSPQLVIDKTMDFRQRYGDYQRQLWNIDLLGLPVEAALEQVELLGTEVVPVLRKEMAATRAPGVPETPTHASLVKAKYGDAEPRQPRPNPNRGDNVTGTSPYEDSTPAFAARYPEIG from the coding sequence ATGGAATTCGGAATATTCTCGGTCAGCGACGTGACCCGTGACCCCGTCACGGGCTACACCCCGAGCGAGGCGGAGCGCATCGACGCGATCGTGCGTATCGCCAAGCGCGCGGACGAGGTGGGTCTGGATGTCTTCGCCATCGGCGAGCACCACAACCCGCCGTTCTTCTCGTCCACCCCGACCACGCTCCTCGGCCACATCGCGGCCATCACGGAGCGGATCACGCTGAGCACCTCCGTGACCTTGATCACGACCAATGACCCGGTGCGGATCGCCGAGGAGTACGCGATGCTCCAGCACCTGGCCAAGGGGCGGGTCGACCTGATGGTCGGCCGGGGTAACACCGTCCAGGTCTACCCGTGGTTCGGTCAGGACATCCGCAAGGGGGTCCACCTCGCCTTGGAGAACTACAACCTGCTGCACCGGCTCTGGCGGGAGGACGTGGTCGACTGGGAGGGCGAGTCCCGCTCCGCGCTGCAGGGTTTCACGTCCACCCCGCGTCCGCTCGACGACGTTCCGCCGTTCGTGTGGCACGGATCCATCCGCACCCCCGAGATCGCCGAGCAGGCCGCCTTCTACGGCAACGGCTTCTTCGCCAACAACGTCCTGGCGCCCTACGGGCACTTCGACCAGCTCATCTCCTTCTACCGCGACCGCTTCGCCCACTATGGGCACGGCACGCCCGAACAGGCGATCGTCGGCCTCGGCGGTCATGCCTTCATCGCCAGGAAGTCACAGGACGCGGTCAACCGGTTCCGCCCCTACTTCGAGGCCTTCCCGCTGTTCAGCGGCAACTCCCTCGACGACTACATGGAGGCTACGCCGCTGTCGGTGGGCAGCCCCCAGTTGGTCATCGACAAGACCATGGACTTCCGGCAGCGCTACGGCGACTACCAGCGCCAGCTGTGGAACATCGACCTCCTGGGACTGCCCGTCGAAGCCGCCCTTGAGCAGGTCGAACTCCTCGGCACCGAGGTCGTCCCCGTGCTCCGCAAGGAGATGGCGGCCACTCGGGCGCCCGGTGTCCCCGAGACGCCGACCCACGCGAGCCTGGTCAAGGCGAAGTACGGCGACGCCGAGCCCCGCCAGCCGCGCCCGAACCCCAACCGCGGCGACAACGTGACCGGCACCTCGCCGTACGAGGACAGCACCCCGGCGTTCGCCGCCCGCTACCCCGAGATCGGCTGA
- a CDS encoding TIGR03619 family F420-dependent LLM class oxidoreductase: MKIGFALPYLNHVAHQVSQTADFAREAEKAGAASLWVGDRNFAAVNPTIGIGGAGDTTIPVEYRTAADPFVLLGVAAATTERVQLGTNVLIAPIYAPVQLARSLTTIDLISGGRLIPGFGVGWSPEEFTAANLDFSKRGARTNEMLDALELLWTEDPVEYHGRHLDLPLQHSPLKPVQRPRPPFYIGAPTGASAALKRIGERADGWLPASIVPVFVDADVVLAQRAVIDGFATAAGRDPSQIDTIMRVNIVEGTPLTQVADAIKSLAERTGIQHFMVESMSLPHIDASLELVTRMMTLIGRG, encoded by the coding sequence ATGAAGATTGGTTTTGCACTTCCGTACCTGAACCATGTGGCCCATCAGGTCTCCCAGACAGCCGATTTCGCCCGAGAAGCGGAGAAGGCGGGCGCGGCAAGCCTGTGGGTAGGGGATCGGAACTTCGCGGCAGTCAATCCCACAATCGGAATCGGCGGTGCGGGTGACACCACGATTCCAGTGGAGTACCGGACTGCCGCGGACCCATTTGTGCTGCTCGGCGTTGCAGCTGCGACGACCGAGCGGGTACAGCTGGGCACCAACGTTTTGATCGCTCCCATCTACGCACCCGTGCAGTTGGCACGCAGCCTTACCACGATCGATCTCATCAGTGGAGGACGCCTCATTCCGGGCTTCGGTGTCGGCTGGTCACCCGAGGAGTTCACGGCAGCGAACCTGGACTTCAGCAAGCGCGGCGCCCGGACCAACGAGATGCTCGATGCGCTGGAGCTGCTCTGGACCGAGGACCCAGTGGAATACCACGGCCGGCACCTGGACCTTCCGCTGCAGCACTCTCCGCTGAAACCCGTGCAGAGGCCCCGTCCTCCCTTCTACATTGGCGCACCGACCGGGGCCAGTGCCGCGCTCAAGCGCATCGGAGAGCGCGCCGACGGCTGGCTGCCGGCGTCCATAGTTCCTGTCTTCGTGGACGCTGACGTCGTACTCGCACAGCGTGCGGTCATCGACGGGTTCGCCACAGCGGCAGGACGCGACCCATCGCAGATCGACACGATCATGCGCGTCAACATCGTCGAAGGGACCCCGCTCACCCAGGTCGCCGACGCGATCAAGTCCCTTGCCGAACGCACCGGCATCCAGCATTTCATGGTGGAATCCATGTCCCTGCCCCACATCGACGCCTCACTGGAACTGGTCACGCGGATGATGACACTCATCGGACGCGGCTGA
- a CDS encoding SpoIIE family protein phosphatase, with the protein MGKSPASRLAPGDEKIAGFVLDDHGLVSAWSAGAEALFGYSSFDVVGQPAAVLWPEVFAEPTSGNASGPTLGSAPALRAVLTGRDGRPADVVLHTSRLLEPGGPGIEGTVVIAVPAPPSPVAEGQAILEALFTQAPVGIAVYDRDLRFVRVNAALEHIHGFPEERALGRSIRDVLPGLDAAAVESRLKKVLETGRPVVNAVHRGRTPADPERDHVWNVSSVVLTGPDDSVLGVTDLIIDITDRYQARERLSLIGEAAVRIGTTLDVPRTADELVDMLVPRFADIAVIDLLDSVMAGAEPEPMRIGPVGVRLAARRATNPVVFEGFAQRGELHDFPPDSPHVQSLMDGQPRLIPVVDPDADWMQHSADQRIRAVHRHEIGSLILVPLRAREATLGFVHMYRGHAKPFEADDLVLAQEIVARAAVCVDNARRYTNEHRAALTLHASMLPRSVADQSAVEVAHHYRPSRVHAGAGGDWFDVIPLSGARVALVVGSVPGKGFQAAACMGHICSAIRTLAQVELTPDELLGQIDDMVPRLLEREHATGSAAVVEALKGSTCLYAVYDPISRHCVMASAGHPPPAIVGRDGEAVFPELPINAPLGLGDPVFEPLEVELDEGSTLVLCSQRLPYPADTADGLASRLGTVIASRSRPLDDTCRAITDLVASGLTKEDGLAVLLARTRTLDPEKVAVWTVPPVPEAVGDMRPLVLQKLQQWGLEHLAFASELIVSELVTNAIRHGRDPIQLRLVLDRTLICEVSDAANSSPHIRRAATTDEGGRGLFLVAQCCHRWGTRYAPLGKTIWAEQIL; encoded by the coding sequence ATGGGCAAGTCTCCGGCGAGCCGTCTCGCGCCTGGCGATGAGAAGATCGCCGGCTTCGTTCTCGACGACCATGGTCTTGTCTCGGCATGGAGCGCCGGAGCTGAGGCGCTCTTCGGTTACAGCTCGTTCGACGTCGTCGGACAGCCGGCAGCCGTGCTGTGGCCGGAGGTATTCGCGGAACCGACTTCGGGGAACGCCTCTGGGCCGACGCTGGGGTCTGCTCCGGCCCTCCGTGCTGTGCTCACCGGCCGGGACGGACGCCCCGCCGATGTTGTTCTGCACACGTCGCGGTTGCTCGAGCCCGGAGGGCCCGGGATCGAGGGCACCGTTGTCATCGCGGTGCCCGCGCCCCCCTCGCCCGTTGCGGAGGGCCAGGCGATCTTGGAGGCGCTCTTCACTCAAGCGCCGGTCGGTATCGCCGTCTACGACCGGGACCTGCGCTTTGTGCGGGTCAATGCCGCCCTGGAGCACATCCACGGTTTTCCCGAGGAGCGGGCGCTCGGTCGTTCCATCCGCGATGTTCTTCCGGGGCTCGATGCCGCGGCGGTCGAGTCCCGGCTCAAGAAGGTCCTGGAGACGGGCCGGCCGGTCGTCAATGCCGTTCATCGCGGGCGCACCCCCGCAGATCCGGAGCGGGACCATGTGTGGAATGTGTCCTCCGTGGTCCTGACGGGACCGGACGACAGCGTTCTCGGTGTGACCGACTTGATCATTGACATCACCGACCGGTACCAGGCTCGTGAGCGTCTGTCGCTCATCGGCGAGGCCGCCGTTCGTATCGGCACGACGCTTGACGTGCCGCGCACGGCGGACGAACTCGTGGACATGCTCGTTCCGCGCTTTGCCGACATTGCGGTGATAGACCTCTTGGACAGCGTCATGGCGGGGGCAGAGCCGGAGCCGATGCGCATTGGCCCGGTCGGGGTGCGTCTCGCTGCGCGCAGGGCCACCAACCCCGTCGTCTTCGAGGGGTTCGCGCAGCGGGGGGAGCTGCACGATTTTCCCCCTGACTCGCCTCATGTGCAAAGCCTCATGGACGGGCAACCGAGGCTGATTCCGGTCGTCGACCCTGATGCCGACTGGATGCAGCATTCTGCTGACCAGCGGATCCGGGCCGTCCACAGACACGAGATCGGCTCCTTGATTCTCGTACCTCTGCGTGCCAGGGAGGCGACCTTGGGTTTCGTCCATATGTATCGGGGGCATGCGAAGCCCTTCGAGGCGGATGATCTTGTTCTTGCTCAGGAGATCGTCGCGCGCGCCGCTGTGTGCGTGGACAATGCGCGCCGATACACGAACGAGCACCGAGCGGCCCTCACCCTCCATGCGAGCATGTTGCCGCGCAGCGTCGCCGATCAGAGCGCGGTCGAGGTGGCGCACCACTACCGCCCGTCGCGCGTGCACGCGGGAGCCGGTGGCGACTGGTTCGATGTGATTCCCCTCTCGGGTGCGCGGGTGGCCCTGGTCGTGGGCTCGGTGCCGGGCAAGGGGTTCCAGGCGGCCGCGTGCATGGGGCACATCTGCTCCGCGATCCGCACGCTGGCGCAGGTGGAACTCACTCCGGACGAGTTGCTGGGCCAGATCGACGACATGGTGCCGCGGCTCCTCGAGCGCGAACACGCCACCGGATCCGCAGCCGTGGTGGAGGCGTTGAAGGGCTCGACCTGCCTGTACGCCGTCTACGACCCCATCTCACGACACTGCGTGATGGCGAGCGCCGGTCATCCTCCGCCCGCCATCGTCGGCCGGGATGGGGAGGCGGTGTTTCCCGAGCTGCCGATCAACGCTCCGCTCGGTCTGGGAGACCCGGTGTTCGAGCCATTGGAGGTGGAACTCGACGAGGGCAGCACCCTGGTGCTCTGCAGTCAGCGCCTCCCGTACCCCGCCGACACGGCCGACGGGCTCGCGTCCCGGCTCGGCACGGTCATCGCCAGCCGTAGCCGGCCACTCGACGACACGTGCAGAGCCATCACCGACCTGGTCGCTTCCGGCCTCACAAAGGAAGACGGCTTGGCAGTGCTCCTCGCCCGGACTCGCACACTCGACCCCGAGAAGGTGGCCGTATGGACGGTGCCGCCGGTACCCGAGGCCGTTGGCGACATGCGCCCACTCGTACTGCAGAAACTTCAGCAGTGGGGGCTGGAGCACCTGGCCTTCGCCTCCGAGCTCATCGTCAGTGAGCTCGTCACCAATGCCATCCGCCACGGCCGTGATCCGATACAACTCCGGTTGGTCCTCGACCGGACACTGATCTGCGAGGTCAGCGACGCGGCAAACAGCTCGCCGCACATCCGCCGAGCAGCCACCACCGACGAAGGAGGACGCGGGCTCTTCCTCGTCGCCCAATGCTGCCATCGCTGGGGAACCCGCTACGCCCCACTGGGCAAGACCATTTGGGCCGAACAGATCCTGTGA
- the wrbA gene encoding NAD(P)H:quinone oxidoreductase → MPHTPNVAVIYYSSTGTIHQLAETIATGASEAGANVRLLRVAELAPKEVIAGVQPWADHAAATEHIPVATPDDITWADAVIFGTPTRFGNVASQLKQFLDTLGGLWAQGLLADKVYSAFTSTAQLRGGQESTLLALYNSIYHFGGFIVPPGFTDPVKFVDGNPYGTSHVTGADAQFPVDSTARAAATFQGRRIADVTRIMKAGRAA, encoded by the coding sequence ATGCCCCACACACCCAACGTCGCAGTCATCTACTACTCCTCCACCGGCACCATTCACCAGCTGGCGGAGACCATCGCCACCGGTGCGTCCGAGGCAGGAGCCAACGTACGTCTGCTGCGCGTCGCCGAGCTCGCGCCCAAGGAAGTGATCGCGGGCGTCCAGCCGTGGGCCGACCACGCCGCCGCGACCGAGCACATCCCGGTCGCCACGCCGGACGACATCACCTGGGCCGACGCCGTCATATTCGGCACACCCACCCGCTTCGGCAACGTCGCCAGCCAGCTCAAGCAGTTCCTGGACACCCTCGGCGGCCTGTGGGCCCAGGGCCTGCTCGCCGACAAGGTGTACAGCGCCTTCACCTCCACAGCGCAGCTGCGCGGCGGCCAGGAGTCCACCCTGCTGGCGCTCTACAACTCCATCTACCACTTCGGCGGGTTCATCGTGCCCCCCGGCTTCACCGACCCCGTGAAGTTCGTCGACGGCAACCCCTACGGCACCTCGCACGTGACCGGTGCCGACGCGCAGTTCCCCGTCGACAGCACGGCCCGCGCCGCCGCCACCTTCCAGGGCCGGCGCATCGCCGACGTCACCCGGATCATGAAGGCCGGCCGCGCGGCGTGA